The region AACAAAAAACACCTGTGGCCGATAAAAGAAGACCCCAACGCGACCTACCTCAAATTAACGAAAGAATACGTTTCCCAGAAATACGAGTCATTGACAGTGACGGTGCCCAATTGGGGATTATTACCCCCAATGAAGCCATGGAAATCGCCGACGAGCGGGGGCTCGACCTTGTGTTAGTGAGTGAGACCGCCGATCCGCCGGTGTGCCGCATCATGGACTACGGCAAATATAAATTTGAGCAGGAGAAAAAAGCCAGGGAAGCCAAGAAAAAACAGCATACCGCCGACGTTAAGGAAGTAAAAATGCGGTACAAAATTGATGAACACGACTATCAAGTGCGCATTAATCAGGCCAAGCGCTTCCTCAAAGCTGGCGATAAAGTTAAAGCCACGGTGAACTTCCGGGGTCGGGAAATTCAGCATGCCCACCTAGCAAAGGAACTACTAGACCGCATGGCAACGGATTTGGCCACCGAGGCGGACATCCAACAGGCTCCCAAACGGGAAGGACGCAATATGATGATGTTCCTTTCCCCCAAAAAGGTCTAGCCCTATGGGAACGGTGAACCCAAACCGTTAAATTAAATAGTTTAAATAATTTTTTGCATCCCCTGAGACCATCTGAGGGGATTTTTTGCATAGCTGTTACAGAGGCAATCTTGCCGGAGGGCAGCACAAGTTTTCGGCCCCTGTCCTAGAATGGGGAAATCAGCAGAGCCCCACTGGTGGAGGAAAAGGTTTTGGACGAACTGCGTTCAGCGTTGGAGTTGGCGACGGAGGATGAACTGACCCAACTAACTCAAATTCTTTTTTGTCGAAAGTTTAACCCTTTGGATTATCTGCAAACCCCTCTGCCGGTGGAGGTGCAAAGCCTGGACCGCCCCCTGTGGGAAAGTTCCCTGGAGGAAAGATTTCGGTACCTGGCCGCCGATGGCCTGACGGTTTTGCGGGGCAAGACCAAAAAATTCAGCTACCGAGACACCCTAATTCGGGTTTGTCAATTCCTCAAGGTGCCCTACGCCCAACAGATGACCACCTTAGATTTGGAAACGGATATCTTTCTCCACCTAGTTAACCAGGCTTGGCAAAAGTTGCCCCCGGCGGAACAAAATAATTTAACCCGCAAAATTCAAAGGTCCCTGATTAATTCTCCCCTCCCGGAACCCCTGCCGCTGCAAATTCAACATAACCCCGTTAATGTCATCCTCAAGGGAGGAGGGGCGATCGCCGTTAGTTCGGTACTGCGGCCTCTGCTGTTGGGGCGCATTTTACAGCAGTTGACGGTACACATAGCCCAATATCAGGTAGCTAAATCAATGTTGGTGAAGGGAGGACTGAATGCGGCAGGTCAGTTACAAAATCAGTTAGCCCTCCAAACTGCCAAGCAGGGGGTGCTGATGGGAACGGCTCGCTACGGGGCAGTGCGGACCATTTTTTCGGTGTTGGGGCCGGCCCTGTGGGGATTATTCTTGGCAGATCTGGGCTGGCGGGCGATCGCCACTAACTATGGACGCATTATTCCGGTTATTTTTACCCTGGCCCAAATTCGCTTAACGAGGGAAACCTGTTGGCAATTGGCCTAGGTTTGACCCCGCAAAAATGAGGGGAAACTAGGAACGACGGCGAGATTTAGACTTCCCTTGGCTAGAGTGTTTTTTTTGCTGTGGCTTGAGCTTTTTTTTGAGCCAACTACCGCCCCAGTCGCTCATACTATGGGCCATGGCCCCTGCTTCCAAGCCAACAAAAATTGTTAGTAGTTCCCAACGGTGGCGCTCCAGCCATTGCCCTAGGATCGACCAGTCAATCCCCTGTAAATTAAGCTTTTGTAACAGTACCAATACTATCCCCCCCCCTAGGGCTGCTAACAACAACCAACCACCTAGGTACAACAATCGCAAAATCGTACCAATTAAAAAGCCGTGGGAAAGGGGCGATCGGTGAGGAATAAAGCGGCGGTAGGGGAGCCATATCCACCTCAGCCAGCCCCACCGTTTATATTGGCAGGAATGAATGTCCAAATCCGGGCCAAACATCAGCCCACTAAACCCAAAGGTGATCGCCATGAGTAGGGTCAGCCGAGTACTGCCAGTGCTGATGAACGCTATGGCCATAACGGCGGGGATGGCCCCCAGGGTAATGCGGTCATGGATTTTACCTGCGGGCATAGTCAAGAAAAAAGGGATGGGCCACCGGGAAAAATTTTTTCCGACGGCGATCGAACAAAACGATAACCTATGATATAGTGGTTAAGCATGAGTAAAGGGCGATTAGCTCAGTTGGTAGAGCGCCTGCCTTACAAGCAGGATGTCGGCGGTTCGAGCCCGTCATCGCCCATACAAATTTTTTAACTTAAATAATTGGGTTAAGATCAGATTGTCCAGGCTACACGTTGCTTGCCGCTTCATCCCTAGCCTTGGCTGACTTTTGACGCTCATAATAGCGGTTGCTGTAGTAGCTGCCATAGTAATAACCATAACCGCCAGATGTGGAAGTGATGGCATTGGCAACGATCCCCAGCACATTCAAATCCGCCAAGGCCAATTCCCTAAAGGCTTCCTTGAGGCTGTCCTTACGGGTTTTATTAAGGCGTACCACCACCACCAAGCCATCGGTCTGGTCTGCAATCAGGCGGGAATCGGTCAGTCCTAAAATAGGGGGTGTATCAATTAAAATCAAGTCAAAGGTTTCTTTCCACTCGTTCATTTTGACCACAAAGTTCTGGGAAGCAGAAACCAACTGCTCTGGGGTCATGGTGTCATCTTGGACTTTGAAATAGAACAGGTTCTTGCCCAAAAGCTCGGGTAAATCACCGTTCTGGCCATTGGAGTTGGCCGCCAGGGTAGTGAGCACGCCATTACCATCGGGAGGAATATTTTTCCCCCCAAAGCCAGTAATTTCGGCCAATTTTAACCAAGCCTGTTTTTGGGGAAAATAGCGATCGCCGTCTACCAGTAGAACTTTTTGTCCCAACTTAGCGGCGGCCTGGGCCAGGAAAAAAGCCGTAGTGGACTTCCCATCGCCGGATTCGGCGGAGGTGACCACAAAGGAATGACACTGGCGTTTGCGCTTGAGGAAAAATAGGTTGGAATAAAGCTTAGCGTAGGACTCCTGCATGGCTTCATTGGGCAGGGGGGAACCATACTTGATACTAGCCCGCAGCTCCTTTTCCAAGGGAATGTACCCCAGGATGGTGTGATGCTGACTAACTCTTAAATCTTCGACACTATGATAGGCAGGATCCAATTTATCCACTAATAAAGCGGCGCCTCCCCCGGCCAGAAGACCCAGCATGGCAGAGAGTAAAATATCCCTGGGCAAGGTGTTGATTGGTTTATCAGGTAGGGTAATGGCGGACACTAATCGCCACGGCACAAAGCTCCTCGCCACCTCCACCTCCAGTGCCTGCCTTGTGGTCACTAATTGGGTTAAACCACTTCTTTGGAGCTCTAATTCCTGTTGGAGACTGGCAAACTCGCCAGCAATGGTGGTGAAATTTTCCAGTTGATTTCTCAGTTCTGTTTCCGACTCAATGATGTTTGCCAGTTCAATGTTGAGAATATCTAGTTCAATGCCCACACTGGCAAGTTCTTGCAAAGCTTCTGCCTTGGGGCCCCCCACGTCCGTGGCGGTGAGAACCTGAGCCAAATCTCCATTGCTGAGGATCCCCTTTTCCTTTTCGGCTTCGGCCCTGATCAACTGTAAAACGTTATCCTTTTCTTCTTGCAACTGTTCAATCTGGGGGCTATTACCAGTGTAGATGGTGCTGGCCTCCGCCAATTTGAGGTTGATTTCGTTGAGACGACTCACTAGGCCTGCATAGACCGGGGATTGCCCCAGGGAGCTCAAACCAAAGGCACTGTTGTTATCTATGCCTGTTTTTTGTTCCAGGGCATCTCGTTTGGCCGTTAGTTGTTGGATTTTGATCGACAAATTTTGCCGGATCACATTAATTTCGTTGAGGCGCGAGCTGATATTTCCTGCTGTCTGGCTAGGGTCAAAAAACTTATATTGCCGCTGTAAGGCCAACATTTGCGCTTGCAACTCTGCCACCCGGTCTTGGAATTTGGGTAACTGGTCATTAACAAAGCGGAGTTTGTCGCTCTCCTGTCTGGCCTGTTCCCTACGGGTGTAGTCCAAATATTGTTCAGCTAGGGCTTCTAAAACTGCCTTGACTCTTTCTTGGTCATTGCCCCGGTAGCTGATTTCAACAATGCCTGTGTCCGGCACCACCATCACCGACAGGTTAGCCAGAAAACCGCTATAGGAAATTTGCTCCTCTGGGGGGAGGGCATCGTAGATTTGGCTCCACACCGGTTCTAGCAGAATATTACTTTGTAGGATTTCCGACTGGGTATTCAAATATTCTTTACCCCGGGGAAGGCTGCCCAGCAGTCCCGAACCCTGGAGTTGGGCCAGAGGGTTAACGGTTTCATTCTCGGGGGGGGATACCAGTAACTGGAAACTGGATTGAAAAACCGGCGGCTTATCAAGTTGCCGCTTGAGGTTTAGACCTCCCACCGCTAGGGCTACCAAGATAACAATCCACCATCTCCTCCTCAATACTCCTGTCAGGTTACTGAGGGAAAAGGAGTCCACTTCTTCAGCACCATACACTCCCACTAAAGGAGGGGGGGGACTGCCCTGGGGCAATTCTGGGTAACTGTAGGTCATTATCTTGGGGGGAATGGTTATTGGGCAAGGATGCTTGGGGAATTAGCCATGGTTTAGCACCTAGTGTGGGAGAGCAGTTTTATTTACTTGGGTCAATATTACCGTTATTTTCGGTGACTGTGCACTGTCAATACTAGCCTGGATCTACTGGGAAGGACTCTCACTGGGTTGTTCTAGTTCCTCGGACTACGGCAGGGCCGAAGGACAAAAAACTGAGTCAGAATCGGCGATCGCCATTGATTGGAGGATTTGAAAACCGATGATGATGGCTGTCGGTGGTCAGGGGGGGGATGGGCAGTTGGAATTTTTATGACTATCATTGCCCTAGGCTGGCCCGGTGCTAACATAGAGCCCCTGTCCTCATAATGTTGATCCTTCACACTTAAGTATTGGAAAAGAAAAGTTGATAATATTTTTTTTCTGCCCCATCTGGACAAAACGGGGTCAATAAATTAGATTGAACTGTAATCAGACTCACTTAGCCGCCGGCTGGCGTTTTGGGGGCGAAAGCTTGGTCTGACTGGTAGATCCTCTAACTTTTACGGTGGTAGGAAGCCTCGGTGT is a window of Synechocystis sp. PCC 7338 DNA encoding:
- a CDS encoding YaaW family protein, translating into MEEKVLDELRSALELATEDELTQLTQILFCRKFNPLDYLQTPLPVEVQSLDRPLWESSLEERFRYLAADGLTVLRGKTKKFSYRDTLIRVCQFLKVPYAQQMTTLDLETDIFLHLVNQAWQKLPPAEQNNLTRKIQRSLINSPLPEPLPLQIQHNPVNVILKGGGAIAVSSVLRPLLLGRILQQLTVHIAQYQVAKSMLVKGGLNAAGQLQNQLALQTAKQGVLMGTARYGAVRTIFSVLGPALWGLFLADLGWRAIATNYGRIIPVIFTLAQIRLTRETCWQLA
- the infC gene encoding translation initiation factor IF-3, giving the protein MADKRRPQRDLPQINERIRFPEIRVIDSDGAQLGIITPNEAMEIADERGLDLVLVSETADPPVCRIMDYGKYKFEQEKKAREAKKKQHTADVKEVKMRYKIDEHDYQVRINQAKRFLKAGDKVKATVNFRGREIQHAHLAKELLDRMATDLATEADIQQAPKREGRNMMMFLSPKKV
- a CDS encoding metal-binding protein produces the protein MPAGKIHDRITLGAIPAVMAIAFISTGSTRLTLLMAITFGFSGLMFGPDLDIHSCQYKRWGWLRWIWLPYRRFIPHRSPLSHGFLIGTILRLLYLGGWLLLAALGGGIVLVLLQKLNLQGIDWSILGQWLERHRWELLTIFVGLEAGAMAHSMSDWGGSWLKKKLKPQQKKHSSQGKSKSRRRS
- a CDS encoding exopolysaccharide transport family protein — its product is MTYSYPELPQGSPPPPLVGVYGAEEVDSFSLSNLTGVLRRRWWIVILVALAVGGLNLKRQLDKPPVFQSSFQLLVSPPENETVNPLAQLQGSGLLGSLPRGKEYLNTQSEILQSNILLEPVWSQIYDALPPEEQISYSGFLANLSVMVVPDTGIVEISYRGNDQERVKAVLEALAEQYLDYTRREQARQESDKLRFVNDQLPKFQDRVAELQAQMLALQRQYKFFDPSQTAGNISSRLNEINVIRQNLSIKIQQLTAKRDALEQKTGIDNNSAFGLSSLGQSPVYAGLVSRLNEINLKLAEASTIYTGNSPQIEQLQEEKDNVLQLIRAEAEKEKGILSNGDLAQVLTATDVGGPKAEALQELASVGIELDILNIELANIIESETELRNQLENFTTIAGEFASLQQELELQRSGLTQLVTTRQALEVEVARSFVPWRLVSAITLPDKPINTLPRDILLSAMLGLLAGGGAALLVDKLDPAYHSVEDLRVSQHHTILGYIPLEKELRASIKYGSPLPNEAMQESYAKLYSNLFFLKRKRQCHSFVVTSAESGDGKSTTAFFLAQAAAKLGQKVLLVDGDRYFPQKQAWLKLAEITGFGGKNIPPDGNGVLTTLAANSNGQNGDLPELLGKNLFYFKVQDDTMTPEQLVSASQNFVVKMNEWKETFDLILIDTPPILGLTDSRLIADQTDGLVVVVRLNKTRKDSLKEAFRELALADLNVLGIVANAITSTSGGYGYYYGSYYSNRYYERQKSAKARDEAASNV